The genomic segment GCCTCGGCCGCGCCGCGCATGGTGGTGCGGCCCTGGTTGACGCGACAGCCCACGGTGGCCTCAAGCTTGACCCGGTTGGCGTTTGAGCACGCCATCAAGGTCTATGCCGATCACCCCGCATGGTCGCCGTGCGGGGTGATTCAGCGCAGCAAGCCCGGTGATGATGATCCGGCGCGCATGGTCGAAGCCCTTCGCGAACAGCAGTGGCCGCCAACCCTGATGCAGCCGCTGGGGCGCGACGGCGATGATCCACGCTGGTTCCATATTCCCCAAGGCGGCGCGCTGAACCCGCGACTGTGGTGCGAAACCGAGCTGGCACGACCCGGCATCAGCGTGCAGTTGAACAGCCGCAACACGCTTGCCGACCTGCTGGCAGCCCACGATGCGGTGGTCCTGGCCTGCGCGGCCGCCACGCCCGACGTGCTGGGCCGGCCGCTGCCGATGCGTCGCACACGGGGCCAGACCACGACGCTCAATCCCGGCACCCTGCCCGACCTGCTGACCGTGCGTTGCGGCGACGGTTACGTGGCACCGCTGGCCGATGGTGCCACCCTGGTCGGCGCGAGCTATGACCGCGACGATGACTCCACCATGCGCGCCGAGAGCCATGCCGAGAACTTGGCGCGGGTGCAGCGCCTGACCGGCACCGAGGTGAGCGCCGACGCCATCGCCAGTGGCTGGGTCGGCTTTCGCGCCGCCTGGCCCGACCGCCTGCCAACAGTGGGGCCGCTGTCGACAGATGGCCGGGTCTGGATCGCCGCCGGCTATGCTTCGCGCGGCGCGGTGTGGGCGCCGCTGCTCGGTGAGGTCTTGGCCGCACAAATCATGCAGCGACCCGTGCCGTTGCCCGACGCCCTGCAGCACGCACTGCGACCATCGCGATTCATTGCTGCCGACCTGGCCTGTCAAGAATTGCCTGCAGCCGACCAGGCCGCCTTGCTCTACCCTCCCCGGACGCGCTAGCGCCACTTGCCCATTCATTTGCACCGGAATCGTTCATGTCTGTCAGCTTGCCACCGCCCACCGTGCCCACCGAAAGCGGTGCCGCCGAGATTCGTGCACAGCCGCCAGTGCGCAGCCTCAAGTTCGAGCAGTACACCCTTGAACTGCACGGCGCCGACGTGGTGTCGGACGCGCTTTATGACGGCATTGTCGAGGTCTCCACCTCACTGTCGGATGTGGTGCGCCGCCTCAGCGCAGCCTGCTATGCCGCCGGCTACCCGGCGTGCCAAATCCGCTACGCCCGTGTCGGCAACACGGTCTACGTGCTGCTCGACACCCGCGGTGTCGACCGGGTAATGGGCGCGCCGCACATCGCCAAATACTTTCGCGGACTGGAGGGTGACGACAGCCTCACGGTCCACTCGCTTGAGCCGCGGCGCTTTCTGGCCACCATGCACGCCGACCGCGCCGGGACCGTCGCCCAGCCGGTGATCAAGGACGGCGACGACGGCGACACGGTGATGGACATCGCTTCGGTCGAAAGCGAGGTCGCCTCGAAGCTCAGCGCCGAATTCGGCAACCCCGGCACGCGCTTTGTCAGCCGTTATCTGGGCAGCTTCAATGCCGGCATCGGCTCGGTTTGGGGCGATGAAATCAGTCTTGGCTGGCGCGAGGGCTTTAGCCAGATCGGCAGCAACGCCAACGACGGGGATTATCACGAGCTCAATCTGGTGGTCTCGCGGGTCACGCCGTGGGGCATCTTCGGCGGCGGCGCGCGCAAGGTCGATTACGACTTTGCATTCCAGGGCTTTCGCATCGACGCCGACATCCGGGTCTACGACGTGCGCTGGCTCTATCCGTGGTTGGCAAGCTACCGCCAGCGGCTCATCACCGAGGTCAAGTTTGATCGCAATGACAGCACCACCCAAACCGTCCAGGGCACACGCGGCGAGCTGCTCGACGAGCGGTACAACTCGGCTGAGCTGAGCCTGTTGTACAGCCGCAAGGACGCCGTCTTTGGCCGCGCGCTGCAAACCGATGCCTCGCTGAGCTACCGGCAGGGGCTGAAAGATCAGGTGGCGGCCACCACCAACGCCGGGCTTGACTACACCTACCTGCGCCCGGTGGCGACGCTGAAATACCCGATCTTTGCCGACTGGCAACTTGCGACCACCTTTGCCGCCCAGTTCAGCGACGACCGCATGCCGCAGCAGCAGCAATGGGTGCTCGGCGGGTTCAACAACCTCACGGCGTTTCTGCCCGGCTCCGCTGCCGGCGACGAAGGTGCGCTGGGGCGCATTGAACTGTCAGCGCCGCCGCTCAAGCGGCTGGGCATGCGTTTCACCCCAACCCTGCTGCTCGAAGGCGGCACTGCGCGCTCCAACGAAGGCCTCAACGAAGTGCGACTGGCCGACGTGGGGCTGAGACTGGACGTGACTTTCGGCGAATACGTCGACCTGTCGATGGCCTACGCCGAAGACCTGGTCAGTGACAACCTGAGGCTGGACGAGACCGCACGTGATGACCTGACGGCCGACCTGTATTTCAAGCTGCGGATGCAGTTTTAGGGCCTGTTAACAATTGCCGTATCGCTGCGCCAATTGTTGACAGGCCCTAGCGTTCTTGATTCAAGTACACGTAACTCCTGGCACAAAAACCGTCATTCCGGCGGACCCAGCGTCCCCTCTCCCGCGTGCGGGAGAGGGTGGCCGAAGGCCGGGAGAGGGCGCGCCGCAGGCGCGGCAGACCTCGCCGATACCGCCCCCGGTCGCCGTCGGAGCGGCTGCAGCGCCCATGCGTGCTGGGTTTTCGCTGACGCTTCAACCCAGCCTACGGCCTCCCGACGACCATCACGACCGGCGTTTTGACGCGGGCACCCACCGAGATCGGCGTGGCGCTCAAATCCAGCGCCGTGCCTCTCCGGGTCCCTCAAGGTTTTCGACGCAGCGGCCGCACAGTGTCGGATGGACCGACTCGACGCCGACATCGGGGCGGTAATGCCAGCAGCGCTCGCATTTGGTGTGGTCGCTGGCGTGCGCCAACACGGTCAGGGTGTCACCGCCGGGCAGCGTGAAGCGCTCGCCGCCCTCAAGGTGGTCGACCACCTCGGCCGCCGAGGTCATGAACCAAAAGCGCAGCTCGTCTCCCGGTTGGCGCAGCGCGGTGAGCAGTGCCGGGTCGCCGGTCAGTTGCACCTGGGCTGAGAGCGCACTGCCCACCGTGCCCGCCGCGCGCAGGTCTTCAAGCACCTTCTTGACCGCCTCGCGTGCCGCAGCAAGGCGCACCCAGTCCAGCTGCGCACCGTCGGTTTCCGGGAAACGGTGCCAGCGCTGCGCGAATACCGACGCGCTGCGGTCACCAGGCATCAACTGCCAGATCTCATCGGCCGTGAATGATGTGATCGGCGCAATCCAGCGCACCAGCCCTTCGCTTATATGAAGCAGCGCGGTTTGTGCCGAGCGCCGCGCGTGACTGGCGCGCGGCGTGGTGTAGAGGCGGTCCTTGAGCAGGTCAAGGTACAGCCCGCCCAGGTCGTTGACGCAGTAGTTGTGCAGCAGGTGATAGACGCGGTGAAACTCGCGCGCGGCATAGGCCTGCTGCAATTCCGCCTGCAGCGCGGCCGCTTCGGCGATAGCCCACGCGTCCACCGCCACCAGTTGGTCAGGCGCAACCGTTTGGGTATCTGGGTCGAAGCTGTCGAGGGCGCCCAGCAGATAACGCGCGGTGTTGCGGATGCGCCGGTAGGCGTCGGCAACGCGTTTGAGCAGGTTGTCGGAGATGGCGATTTCGCCGGAATAGTCGCTGCTGGCCACCCACAGGCGCAGCACGTCGGCGCCCAGGGTCGAGGTCACCTTTTGCGGGGCCACCACGTTGCCGAGGCTCTTCGACATCTTGCGGCCCTGCTCGTCGACGGTGAAGCCGTGGGTCAGCACGCTGGTGTACGGCGCGCGGCCGTGCATGGCGACGCTGGTCAGCAGCGACGACTGGAACCAGCCGCGATGCTGGTCCGAGCCTTCCAGATAAATATCGGCCTGCACCGGCCGCTCGATGCCCAGCGCCTTGAAGCTGGCCTGGTGCACCACGCCGGAGTCGAACCACACGTCGAGGGTGTCGGTGCCTTTCTCGTACTCGTCGCCCACGTCCCAATCGGCGTTGCTGGAGTCAAACCACATCTCCAACCCGCCCTGCTCTACTGCATTGGCGACGCGTCGAAGCAACGCCGGGGTATCGGGATGCAGTTGCTGGGTTTCGCGATGCACAAACACCGCCAGCGGCACGCCCCAATACCGCTGGCGCGAAATGCACCAGTCGGGGCGGCTGGCAACCATCTTGGCGATGCGCGCCTCGCCCCACGCCGGAATCCAGCGCGTCTCGGCCACCGCTTTTTGCGCCTGCTCGCGCAGCCCAGCGCCGTCCATGGCAATAAACCACTGCGGCGTGGCGCGCTGAATCAACGGTGTCTTGTGGCGCCAGCAGTGCGGGTAGCTGTGATGCAGGCTGCCCAGGTGCAGCAGCGCGCCGCACTCACGCAGGGCGTCAATCACCAGCGCATCGGCCTTGCGCACGTGCTGGCCTTCAACCACCGGCGTGCCGGGAATGAACACGCCGTTGGAGGCCACCGGGTTGTCCACCGGCAAGCTTTCGCGCAGCCCCACCGCGTAGTCGTCGGCGCCGTGGGCGGGGGCGGTGTGCACCAGACCCGTGCCGGCCTCCAGCGTGACGTGATCGCCGGTCAGTACCGGGACAACCCGTCCGGCGAATGGGTGCTGCGCCTTGCTGCCCGCCAGCGCACTGCCTTTGACTTGCGCCAGCCGCGTGGCCGACTGCCCGACCCGCGCGGCCACGGCGTCAACCAGCCCGGCGGCCAGCACCAGATGCTGGTCGCCCAGACGCACCAGGGCGTAGTCCAACTCGGGATGCACGCAGATCGCCTGGTTGGCCGGCAAGGTCCACGGCGTGGTGGTCCAGATCACGAACGCCGCGCCGGTGGCATCGGCCACGCCAAAGCGCGCGGCCAGGTCGGCGCTGTCGTCGGCCGCAAAGCACACGTCGATGGCCTGCGAGGTCTTGTCCTGATACTCCACCTCGGCCTCGGCCAGCGACGAGCCGCAGTCCAGACACCAGTGCACCGGCTTGAAGCCGCGCGTGAGGTGACCATTCTCGGCGATGGTCGCCACCGCCCGAATCTGCTCGGCCTCGAAGGCGGGCAGCATGGTCAGGTAAGGGTGGTCCCAGTCGGCCAGCACGCCGAGACGTTCAAAGTCGACGCGCTGGCGCTGCACCTGCTCGGCGGCGTATTCGCGGCATTTGGCGCGAAAGGTTGCGGCATCGAGCTTGTCGCCGACCTTGCCGAATTTCTTTTCCACCTGCAGTTCGATGGGCAGGCCGTGGCAGTCCCAGCCGGGAATCAGCGCGGCGCGATGGCCGTCCAGCCGCGCCGCCTTGACCACCATGTCCTTGAGAACCTTGTTGACCGCATGGCCAATATGAATGTCGCCGTTGGCGTACGGCGGGCCGTCAACAAACCAGAACGGCCGCTCGGCATCGCCGGCTGCCAGCGCCTGGGCGTAAACGTCTTCGGCCTGCCAGCGCGCCAGCCAGTCCGGCTCCCGCTTGGCCAGATTGGCCTGCATGGGAAAGTCGGTCTTCGGCAGGTTGAGGGTGGCTTTGTAATCGATGGTCAAGAGGGGCGCCTTTGTTCGGCCAGCGGCAAACCGCTAAGGATAAGAAAAGAAGGCCTGCGCCGCAGTGCGGTCGGCCTGCATTTGCGCCTTCAGCGCGTCCAGCGAGTCGAAGCGCAGTTCGTCGCGCAGCGCCTTCAAGAAGGTCACATCAACCTCGGCGCCGTAAAGATCGCCAGGGTTGTCAAGACAATGCACTTCCAGCAGCGCCGGGGTGCCGCCCAGCGTCGGCCGCACCCCGTAATTGGCAACGGCCGGCAGCACCCGGTCGCCGCATTTGAGTTCGACGCAGTAAACGCCGTGGCGCAGCGCCAGCGGGCGATACACCGGGAGGTTGGCGGTGGGCATGTCGAGCGTGCGGCCCAGGTGCAGACCGTGGCGCACGCGGCCGGTAAGGCGATAAGGCCGCCCCAGCAGCTCGGCAGCGCCCGGCAGATCGGCTGCTGCCAGCGCCTTGCGCACCGCCGTGGAACTGACCCGTAGCGTGCCGGCTGCCACTGTGCCCAGCGCGTGGGTGGTGAAGCCCAGCCGCTGGCCCATCTCGGTGAGCAGCGAAAAATCGCCGCCGCGCGCCTTGCCGAAGTGGAAGTCGTCCCCCACCACAACAGCCCTGGCGCACAGATCGCGCACCAGCAACTCGGTGACGAAGGCGTCAGGCGATGTGGCGGCAAAGCGGGCATCGAAGCGCTGCACCAGCACCTGATCAACCCCGTACGCCGCGAGGTCGCGTAGCTTGGTGCGCAGGGTGGTGACGCGATGCGGCGCCGACGCGGGCGCAAAGACTTCCAGCGGCGTCGGCTCAAAGGTCAACAGCGTGACCGGCAGGCCGCGCGCGTCGGCTTCGCGTCGCGCGGTGGCGATCAACGCCTGATGGCCGCGATGCACGCCATCGAAATTGCCGATGGTGACCACGCACGGGCGGTTCAGGGCGGCGGCGTTGTGTTGGCCTCGGACCAGTTTCATGGCGTGGGCCGGTGCAGGTGGCGCGGCCGCAGGCCGCTGAGCAGCAGCACCGCGGCGTAGCTCAACCCTGCGGCAGCAAGCACGGTCAACAGGCGGGCAACGCGCTCAAACAGCGACAGATCCAGCCACAGCGACAACGGCCCCTGCAGCGCCAGCACCACCGCCACCATGGCCGTGTTGGCCAGCAGCAGCCGCAGCCCAAAGGCCCGCCACGGCTGGGACACGGGCGCGTAAATACCGTCCTTGCGCAGCCGCCGGTAGAGCAGCACGGCGTTGATCCACGCAGAGGTTGAGGTGGCGGCCGCCAGCACCGCGTGCGGCGCCGCAAAACCCAGGTGCAGCGCCACCAGCACGCCGCTGATTGACAGGGCCATGCCGCACAGCAGCGCGGTGATGGCGAAGCGCACCGGCACCCGCGTCTCCTGCCGGGCATAGAAACCCGGCACCAGAATCTTGACCAGCGAAAACCCCATGAAGCCAAAGGCGTAGGCCATCAGCGCGGCGGCGGTCATCTCGACATCCACGGCGGTAAAGGCGCGGTACTGGAACAGCGTCACCACCAGCGGACCGGCCAGCACGAACAGGCCCAGTGCAGCCGGCAGGCCGACCAGCAACAGCAGCTTGAGCGCCCAGTCCAGGGTGTCGGAAAACGCAACCGCCGAACCGCTGGCGAATTGCGCCGACAGCGTCGGCAGAATGACGGTGCCAATGGCGATGCTGAACAGGCCCAGCGGAAACTCCATCAGCCGGTCGGCGAAGTACAGCCAGCTGACGCTGCCGGTAACCAGAAAGCTGGCGATGATGGTGTCGAGCAGCAGACTGATCTGCGCCACCGACGAGCCGATCATGATCGGCACCATCAGGGTCATGATGCGTTTCACCTTGGGGTCGCGCCAGCCCCACTGCGGCCGTGGCGTCAGGTTCAACCGCCGCAGGCTAGGCAGTTGCGCCGCCAGTTGCAGCACCCCCGCCGCAAACACCGCGTAGGCCAGCACCTGTACCGATTCGCCGTCGATGAAGGCCGCTGAAATCAAACAGATGTTGAGAATCACCGGGGTGATCGCCGGCACCGCGAACTGCCCATAACTGTTGAGCACGCCGCCGGCCATGGCGGTGAGCGAGATGAACATCAGGTAAGGGAAGGTCCAGCGCAGCATGTCGGCGCCCAGCGCGAACTGCGCCGGGTCATCGGCAAAACCGGGGGCGAACAGGCCCATGAGCAGCGGGCTGGCGAGGCAGCCGACCAGGGTGATGGCGCCGAGCACCCCGCCGAGCGTGCCGCTGACCTTGGCCAGCAAGTCCTGCACCTCGGCGTGACTGCCGCGCGTGCGCGTCTCGGTGAAGACCGGCACAAAGGACTGCGCGAACGCCCCCTCGGCGAACATGCGCCGGCCAAAGTTGGGGATTTTCAGCGCCACCAGAAACGCATCCATGCCCGCCCCGGCGCCGAATGCGGCGGCAAACAGGATGTCGCGCACGAAGCCGAGCACGCGCGAGATCAGCGTCATCGCGCCGACCACTGCAGACGACTTCATCAGGGAGGTGCTCATCAAGCCCGCGATTGTAGCGGGCCGGGCAAGCGCTTTACCGCTTCTTTCGGGCGCGTGTCGGCTGGGGGGCAAGGCCTGCTTCGAGCTGCACCAGCGCTTCACCGGCGTAAACCGCAAGACGCTGCAGGTGTGGCACCGAGTCGCGACAGCCGATGAAACCGAAGTTGAGCTGGTCGCCGTAGCTGACCAGGGTGATGTTCAGCCCATAACCGTCCAGCGGAATCGAGATCGGGTAGTACGCATCCATCTTGAAGCCGCGAAAGTAAACCGCCTCCTTGGGCCCTGGCACATTCGACACCACCAGGTTGAATGCCGGTCGCATCCGCCCGACCGTGCCGGGCACTTGCGAGAGCAGCAGCGGCGACATCAGCAGCGCGCTGTACTGCATGATGCCGCCGGCCGACATGCCCTGAAGCTGCGCTTTGGCACGCTGGGTGGAGTCAATGATGGCGGCGATACAGCCGGCCGGGTCTTCGATGTCGGTGGCCAGCGAGGCCAGAATGGCGCCCACTGCGTTGCCGCCGCCGGGGTCGTCCTTGGGGCGAATGTTGACCGGCAACATGGCGGTCAGCGGCTCGCCGGGCAGCGCATCCTGCTCCAGCATCCAGCGGCGCAGCGCCAAGCTGCACAGCGCCAGTGAAATGTCGTTGAGCGTGGCGCCGTAGCCCGTGGCCACGGCCTTGAGCCGGTCGAGCGAAAACTGCTGCGTGGCAAAGCGCCGGTTGCGGCTGATCTTGCGATTGATGATGGATTTGGGCGACTGCATCGGCGCCACCAGACCCGATTTCTTGGGCTGGAACGCCTGCTTCAGCGCCCCGCCGACCTGCGCGGTGGTTGCCCACTGCGCTTTCAGGCCGGCCAGCAGCGACTCGAAGCTGGGCGTGGTGTCCACCGGCAATGGCTTGTCGCGGTCACGCCGCTCCGCCGGCAGGGCAAAAAACATCGGCTTGCTGCGGTCGTCTGCAGAGCTAGAGAGCCCGGCCGAGAGCAGCTTGATGCCCGTGTAGCCGTCGACCAGCGCGTGGTGCACCTTGAAGTACAGCGCCATGCGACCGCCTTCCAGGCCCTCGATGAAGTGCACTTCCCACGGTGGCCGGGTGAAGTCGATGGGGTGGCTGTGCAGGCGCGACACCAGAATGCCCAGCTCGCGCTCGTCACCCGGTTGTGGCAGCGCCGAGCGACGCACGTGGTATTCGGGGTCGAAGTCCTTGTCCTCGATCCAGCGCTGCAACGGCGAGGCCAGCCATTCCGGGTGCCGCAGCTTGAGGCTCCACGGCGGATACGCGCGGGTCTGGGCGCGCACCTCGTCCATCATCTCGCGCAGCATCTCGGCGTTGGCGTCCGGCGGCGGCGTGAAGGTCATCATTGCCCCCACGTGCATCATCGTCGGGCCGCTTTCGGCCGCCAGAAATGCCCAGTCCAGTGGATTCAACGCGCGCCCTGATGCCATGACGATCCCCTCGTTTCTTTTTTTATGGTGCTGTTGCGCTGGATGGTGCCGGTTCCGGCGGCGTCTCACCATTGGCCGCAGCGTCTTCGTAGAGAGCCTCCAGCGCCGCCGGTGAGGTGCGCAGCATCGGCACAAATGTGGCCGCTTCGCCGACCGGTTCCTGGCGGCGCTCGACGCGCAGTCGCAGGTGCAGCAGCAACGCCATCAGCGCCCAACTGACCGCAAAGAAGACGAACAGCGCAGTGGGCCCCAGCGCCTGCATCCACAGTCCGGCCAGCGTCGGGCCGAATGCCGCGCCGGCGCCGTGCAGCAGCAGCATGACGCTGGCCCCTTCCAGCAGATCCTCCGGCAGTAGCCGGTCGGCCAGATGAGCAATGGCAATCGGGTACGCCGAAAACGCCAGCGCACCGTAGACAAACATCAGCGGATACAGCGACGTTGCCCACCACTGCCCCAGCGTGGCCATCGCCAGCCCGACGACCATCGCGCTGAGGGCCACCCAACGCAGCACGCCGCGCCGGTCGCGGCCGTCCGACCAGCGCCCCAGCGGCCATTGACCGGCCGCACCGCCAACGATGGCCGTGCTCATGACCACCGCAATGCCCAGCGCGCTGGCACCGCCGAGCTGCGCCTGGGCCGGCATCAGGCCCCAGAAAGCGCCCATCACCAAACCCGACAGGCCCGAACCGACGGCCGCAGACGGGGCGGCGTGCACCATGTGACCAATGCGCAGGCGCGGTTTCAGCGGTGGGGTTGGTTGGTTCAGGCGCGTCATGGCCACCGGAATCAGCGACAGGTTGATCAGCAGCGTAATAACGGCGAAGCGGACGAACGTCTGATCGGTGTCGAGCAGCATCAGAAATTGCCCGGCCGCCAACGCCAGCAGGTTGACCACCATGTAGGCGGCGAAAAAGCCGCCACGCTCATTGCCACGCGCCTCGGCGGCCAGCCAGCTTTCGGTGACCGCATAGAGCCCCACCAGGCTGGCGCCGGTGAACACCCGCAGCAATGCCCAGGCCCAGGCGGTATCAGTCAGGGCATGGCCCATCACCGTGCACGAGGCCAGTGCGGCGAACACGGCGAACGCGCGGATATGCCCGGTGCGGCGAATCAAGTAAGCCGTGGCATAGGTGCCCACGCCGTAGCCGACAAAGTAGGCCGACATCACCAGGCCGATCACCAGCGGCGTCCAGCCCATCGCCGCCGCCTGCACGGCCAGAAAGGTGTTGAGCAGGCCGACACCGAGCAGCAGCAGTCCAACGCTGCTCAGCAAAGAGGCCATGTGCGAAGGCGAGCGGGTTTCGATCATGTCTGCAAGCGTAACAACCTGTCGCGCATGATCGGACGCTGCGACATTTCTTGAGGACGCTGGACGACACCGACTGCAACCCGAGGCGCGTAATCTGCGTACTCCAAACTCCCTGTGCTCAAACCTCCTTTATGACCGGCAACCCAGACACCCTCGACGCCGTGCGCCGCTACTACGGCGAAACCCTGAAATCCTCCGCCGACCTGCAGACCTCGGCCTGCTGCCTGAGCGAGGCCATGCCGCCGCACCTCATCGCGCTGCTGAAAGACATTCACCCCGAGATCAAGGACCGCTTCTACGGCTGCGGCTCGCCGATTCCAGCGGGGATTGACGGTGCCACGGTGCTCGATCTGGGCTGCGGCACCGGCCGCGACGTGTACATGCTGTCGAAACTGGTCGGCGCCAGCGGCCGGGTGATTGGTGTCGACATGACCGAGGCACAACTCGACGTGGCGCGCCGTCATCAGGGCTGGCACGCCGAGCGCTTCGGATTCGCCAACGTTGATTTTCGTCAGGGCTATATCGAGGACCTGACCACGGCCGGGATTGCCGATGCCTCGGTCGACGTGGTGATTTCCAACTGCGTGCTCAACCTGTCACCCGACAAACCGGCGCTGTTCCGCGAATTGATGCGCGTGCTCAAGCCCGGCGGCGAGCTGTATTTTTCTGACGTGTTCGCCGACCGGCGCATCCCCGAGACTCTGGGCAACGACCCCCTGCTGCGCGGCGAATGTCTGAGCGGCGCGCTCTACACCGAAGACTTCCGCCGACTGATGGCCGAGGTCGGCTGCCGCGACAGCCGCATGGTCAGCAGCAGCCCGCTGGCGATCCATAACCCCGAAATCGAACGCCGCATCGGCTTCGTCAACTTCACCTCGGCCACGGTGCGTGCCTTCAAACTCGACCTTGAAGACCGCTGCGAAGACTACGGCCAGGTGGCGACCTACCTCGGCACCCTGGCCGAGGCACCGCACGCCTTCGTGCTCGACGATCACCACCGGCTGGAAGCCGGACGGCCGATGCGCGTCTGCGGCAACACCGCCGACATGCTGGCGGCCACCCGCTACGCCCCGCATTTTCGGGTTGACGGTGAAAAAGGCACCCACTTCGGCCTGTTCGACTGCGCGGTGTCGGGCCCGAGCGCTGCGGCCGCCGCCGGTCCTGCCTGCTGCTGATCATGAACATGGTCCTGGACATTCCCGTCGTCACCGAAGCCCTGCCGCCCGACCTGGACCGCCGCCACGACTTCGCCGCGCGATTGCGCGACATCGGGCTACGGCTGGACGCGACCGGACTGGGCACCCTGCAGGTGAACCTCACCAAGCTGTGCAACCAGGCGTGCCGGCACTGCCATGTCGACGCCTCACCCGCACGTACCGAAGCCCTGCCGGCCGACGATATCGACCGCCTGCTGGCCTTGCTGGAGGCCCGCCCCGGCATCGCCGCGCTGGACCTCACCGGCGGCGCGCCCGAGCTGCACCCCGACTTTGAGCGACTGGTGATCGGCGCACGCGCACTGGGCCGACAGGTGATGGTGCGCCACAACCTGACGGTGACCTTCGACGGCAACCCACAAACCGGCCAGAACATGGGCCACCTGCCCGACTTCTTCGCCGCCCACGGCGTCGAGGTGATCTGCTCCCTGCCCTATTACCAGGCGCTGTTCACCGACCGGCAGCGCGGCAGCGGCGTGTTCAAGAAAAGCATCGCGGGCCTGCAGCGGCTGAATGCGCTGGGCTACGGCCAGCCTGACAGCGGCCGCGTGCTGAACCTGGTCTACAACCCCGTCGGGCCGTTTCTGCCCGCCGCACAGGCCGGGCTGGAGGCCGACTACAAGCGTGAGTTGCAGGCGCGCTACGGCATCGTCTTCAACCAGTTGTTCACCATCACCAACATCCCGATCAACCGCTTCGCCCTGCACCTGCGCAAGAGCGGCCAGCTCGATGCTTACATGGACAAGCTCAGCGGTGCCTTCAACCCCGA from the Polycyclovorans algicola TG408 genome contains:
- a CDS encoding FAD-dependent oxidoreductase, which codes for MGAGLAGCSVARSLALAGVAVTVFERMANVASGASAAPRMVVRPWLTRQPTVASSLTRLAFEHAIKVYADHPAWSPCGVIQRSKPGDDDPARMVEALREQQWPPTLMQPLGRDGDDPRWFHIPQGGALNPRLWCETELARPGISVQLNSRNTLADLLAAHDAVVLACAAATPDVLGRPLPMRRTRGQTTTLNPGTLPDLLTVRCGDGYVAPLADGATLVGASYDRDDDSTMRAESHAENLARVQRLTGTEVSADAIASGWVGFRAAWPDRLPTVGPLSTDGRVWIAAGYASRGAVWAPLLGEVLAAQIMQRPVPLPDALQHALRPSRFIAADLACQELPAADQAALLYPPRTR
- a CDS encoding ShlB/FhaC/HecB family hemolysin secretion/activation protein; protein product: MSVSLPPPTVPTESGAAEIRAQPPVRSLKFEQYTLELHGADVVSDALYDGIVEVSTSLSDVVRRLSAACYAAGYPACQIRYARVGNTVYVLLDTRGVDRVMGAPHIAKYFRGLEGDDSLTVHSLEPRRFLATMHADRAGTVAQPVIKDGDDGDTVMDIASVESEVASKLSAEFGNPGTRFVSRYLGSFNAGIGSVWGDEISLGWREGFSQIGSNANDGDYHELNLVVSRVTPWGIFGGGARKVDYDFAFQGFRIDADIRVYDVRWLYPWLASYRQRLITEVKFDRNDSTTQTVQGTRGELLDERYNSAELSLLYSRKDAVFGRALQTDASLSYRQGLKDQVAATTNAGLDYTYLRPVATLKYPIFADWQLATTFAAQFSDDRMPQQQQWVLGGFNNLTAFLPGSAAGDEGALGRIELSAPPLKRLGMRFTPTLLLEGGTARSNEGLNEVRLADVGLRLDVTFGEYVDLSMAYAEDLVSDNLRLDETARDDLTADLYFKLRMQF
- the ileS gene encoding isoleucine--tRNA ligase — protein: MQANLAKREPDWLARWQAEDVYAQALAAGDAERPFWFVDGPPYANGDIHIGHAVNKVLKDMVVKAARLDGHRAALIPGWDCHGLPIELQVEKKFGKVGDKLDAATFRAKCREYAAEQVQRQRVDFERLGVLADWDHPYLTMLPAFEAEQIRAVATIAENGHLTRGFKPVHWCLDCGSSLAEAEVEYQDKTSQAIDVCFAADDSADLAARFGVADATGAAFVIWTTTPWTLPANQAICVHPELDYALVRLGDQHLVLAAGLVDAVAARVGQSATRLAQVKGSALAGSKAQHPFAGRVVPVLTGDHVTLEAGTGLVHTAPAHGADDYAVGLRESLPVDNPVASNGVFIPGTPVVEGQHVRKADALVIDALRECGALLHLGSLHHSYPHCWRHKTPLIQRATPQWFIAMDGAGLREQAQKAVAETRWIPAWGEARIAKMVASRPDWCISRQRYWGVPLAVFVHRETQQLHPDTPALLRRVANAVEQGGLEMWFDSSNADWDVGDEYEKGTDTLDVWFDSGVVHQASFKALGIERPVQADIYLEGSDQHRGWFQSSLLTSVAMHGRAPYTSVLTHGFTVDEQGRKMSKSLGNVVAPQKVTSTLGADVLRLWVASSDYSGEIAISDNLLKRVADAYRRIRNTARYLLGALDSFDPDTQTVAPDQLVAVDAWAIAEAAALQAELQQAYAAREFHRVYHLLHNYCVNDLGGLYLDLLKDRLYTTPRASHARRSAQTALLHISEGLVRWIAPITSFTADEIWQLMPGDRSASVFAQRWHRFPETDGAQLDWVRLAAAREAVKKVLEDLRAAGTVGSALSAQVQLTGDPALLTALRQPGDELRFWFMTSAAEVVDHLEGGERFTLPGGDTLTVLAHASDHTKCERCWHYRPDVGVESVHPTLCGRCVENLEGPGEARRWI
- the ribF gene encoding bifunctional riboflavin kinase/FAD synthetase — translated: MKLVRGQHNAAALNRPCVVTIGNFDGVHRGHQALIATARREADARGLPVTLLTFEPTPLEVFAPASAPHRVTTLRTKLRDLAAYGVDQVLVQRFDARFAATSPDAFVTELLVRDLCARAVVVGDDFHFGKARGGDFSLLTEMGQRLGFTTHALGTVAAGTLRVSSTAVRKALAAADLPGAAELLGRPYRLTGRVRHGLHLGRTLDMPTANLPVYRPLALRHGVYCVELKCGDRVLPAVANYGVRPTLGGTPALLEVHCLDNPGDLYGAEVDVTFLKALRDELRFDSLDALKAQMQADRTAAQAFFSYP
- the murJ gene encoding murein biosynthesis integral membrane protein MurJ, translated to MSTSLMKSSAVVGAMTLISRVLGFVRDILFAAAFGAGAGMDAFLVALKIPNFGRRMFAEGAFAQSFVPVFTETRTRGSHAEVQDLLAKVSGTLGGVLGAITLVGCLASPLLMGLFAPGFADDPAQFALGADMLRWTFPYLMFISLTAMAGGVLNSYGQFAVPAITPVILNICLISAAFIDGESVQVLAYAVFAAGVLQLAAQLPSLRRLNLTPRPQWGWRDPKVKRIMTLMVPIMIGSSVAQISLLLDTIIASFLVTGSVSWLYFADRLMEFPLGLFSIAIGTVILPTLSAQFASGSAVAFSDTLDWALKLLLLVGLPAALGLFVLAGPLVVTLFQYRAFTAVDVEMTAAALMAYAFGFMGFSLVKILVPGFYARQETRVPVRFAITALLCGMALSISGVLVALHLGFAAPHAVLAAATSTSAWINAVLLYRRLRKDGIYAPVSQPWRAFGLRLLLANTAMVAVVLALQGPLSLWLDLSLFERVARLLTVLAAAGLSYAAVLLLSGLRPRHLHRPTP